The proteins below come from a single Polynucleobacter necessarius genomic window:
- the gyrB gene encoding DNA topoisomerase (ATP-hydrolyzing) subunit B: MTEEKKVVEQYGAASIQILEGLEAVRKRPGMYIGDTFDGTGLHHLVFEVLDNSIDEALAGYCSEITVVIHADNSISIVDNGRGVPTGIKYDDKHEPKRSAAEIVMTELHAGGKFDQNSYKVSGGLHGVGVSCVNALSKWLKLTIRRDGKTHYMEFARGVFQNRNIQEENGVTISPITVTGDTELSGTEVHFLADEEIFGNIEFHYEILVKRIRELSFLNNGVHIKLIDQRSGQEEDFAFSGGVKGFVEYINQTKNVLHPNIFYAEGVRPSDLGGQITAEVSMQWNDSFSEQVLCFTNNIPQRDGGAHLTGLRAAMTRVINKYIDENEIAKKAKVEISGDDMREGLACVLSVKVPEPKFSSQTKDKLVSSEVRGPVEEIVAEALTAYLQERPADAKILCGKIVDAARAREAARKARDMTRRKGALDGLGLPGKLADCQEKDPAKSELFIVEGDSAGGSAKQGRDRRFQAILPLKGKILNVEKARFDKMLTSQEVVTLITVLGTGIGVEEYKADKLRYHRIIIMTDADVDGSHIRTLLLTFFYRQMPELLERGHIFIAQPPLYKAKFGKSEQYIKDDAELNQLLLKIALDSASLQTPTGEVVEGEALNVLAKHYQVIQSIVDRLSRTIDEDALRAIASGIQLDLDTEKAANESADRLRLALADSTNPLAIPPEIIVQKEDRTKRVRLLLSRRIHGNIKLSAINSDFVYSDDYQSLADAAAVLSGKVLPGTKVRRGDPDKNLKEQTINDLKGAFAWLLSEAERVLSRQRYKGLGEMNPSQLWETTMDADSRTLLQVKIEDAIAADQVFTTLMGDEVEPRRAFIEKNALIARNLDI; encoded by the coding sequence ATGACTGAAGAAAAAAAGGTAGTAGAGCAGTACGGCGCTGCATCGATTCAAATCTTAGAAGGTCTCGAGGCTGTTCGTAAACGTCCTGGAATGTACATCGGAGACACATTTGATGGAACCGGCCTACATCACCTGGTATTTGAGGTTTTAGATAACTCCATTGATGAAGCGTTAGCGGGCTACTGCTCAGAAATTACGGTTGTCATTCACGCTGACAACTCCATTTCAATTGTTGATAACGGCCGGGGTGTGCCAACCGGTATTAAGTACGACGATAAACACGAGCCAAAAAGAAGTGCTGCCGAAATTGTGATGACCGAATTACACGCTGGTGGTAAGTTCGATCAAAACAGCTATAAAGTGTCGGGTGGATTGCATGGCGTTGGTGTAAGTTGTGTAAATGCACTATCAAAATGGTTAAAGCTGACCATACGTCGTGATGGCAAAACCCACTACATGGAGTTTGCCCGGGGCGTTTTCCAAAATCGCAACATTCAAGAAGAAAATGGCGTCACCATTTCACCAATCACGGTAACTGGTGATACGGAGTTGTCAGGAACCGAGGTTCATTTCTTGGCTGACGAAGAAATTTTCGGAAATATTGAATTTCACTATGAGATTCTTGTAAAACGTATTCGCGAACTATCATTCTTAAACAATGGCGTTCATATTAAGTTAATTGATCAACGATCAGGACAAGAAGAAGATTTTGCTTTCTCTGGTGGTGTCAAAGGATTTGTTGAGTACATCAATCAAACCAAAAACGTTCTTCACCCAAACATTTTTTATGCTGAGGGCGTTCGCCCTTCCGACCTGGGTGGTCAAATTACTGCTGAAGTATCCATGCAGTGGAATGATAGTTTTAGTGAGCAAGTACTTTGCTTTACAAACAATATTCCGCAACGTGATGGTGGTGCTCACTTAACTGGTCTGCGCGCAGCAATGACTCGCGTCATTAATAAATATATTGATGAAAACGAAATTGCCAAGAAAGCAAAAGTAGAAATTTCGGGTGATGATATGCGCGAGGGACTAGCTTGCGTTTTATCAGTCAAAGTTCCTGAGCCAAAATTTTCCAGCCAGACAAAAGATAAACTGGTATCTAGTGAGGTGCGTGGTCCTGTTGAGGAAATTGTTGCCGAGGCATTAACAGCATATTTACAGGAGCGGCCTGCCGACGCAAAAATTCTTTGCGGAAAAATTGTTGATGCAGCTCGCGCCCGAGAGGCTGCACGCAAGGCGCGTGACATGACGCGACGCAAAGGCGCTTTAGATGGGCTGGGTTTGCCTGGGAAGTTGGCAGATTGCCAAGAAAAGGATCCGGCTAAATCCGAACTATTCATTGTTGAGGGTGACTCAGCGGGTGGCTCTGCAAAGCAGGGGCGTGATCGACGCTTCCAGGCAATTCTTCCGTTAAAAGGGAAGATTCTGAACGTTGAAAAAGCCCGCTTTGACAAAATGCTCACCAGCCAAGAGGTTGTAACGTTAATCACGGTGTTGGGTACGGGCATTGGTGTTGAAGAGTACAAGGCGGATAAATTGCGCTATCACCGCATCATCATCATGACCGACGCGGACGTTGATGGAAGCCACATTCGCACTTTGCTACTTACATTCTTCTACAGACAAATGCCGGAGCTGCTTGAGCGCGGACATATTTTTATTGCTCAACCACCGCTGTACAAAGCGAAGTTTGGCAAAAGTGAGCAGTACATCAAAGATGACGCCGAGCTAAATCAATTGTTGTTAAAGATTGCATTAGATTCAGCCTCACTTCAAACCCCGACGGGTGAGGTTGTTGAGGGCGAGGCATTAAATGTTCTGGCAAAACATTATCAGGTTATTCAATCGATTGTTGACCGTTTGTCCCGCACCATTGATGAAGATGCGCTACGCGCAATTGCCTCAGGCATACAACTTGATTTGGATACAGAGAAGGCTGCCAACGAGTCTGCAGATCGCCTAAGATTGGCTCTCGCTGACTCAACAAACCCACTGGCCATTCCGCCTGAAATTATTGTCCAAAAAGAGGATCGCACTAAGCGCGTCCGTTTGTTACTTTCAAGACGTATTCACGGCAACATCAAGCTTTCTGCTATTAACTCCGATTTTGTTTACAGCGATGACTATCAGAGCCTGGCAGATGCCGCCGCGGTTCTTTCCGGCAAGGTTTTGCCCGGCACGAAAGTTCGTCGAGGGGATCCAGATAAAAACCTTAAAGAACAAACCATCAATGACCTTAAGGGGGCCTTCGCTTGGTTGTTGTCAGAGGCTGAGCGCGTTCTAAGTCGTCAGCGTTACAAAGGTTTGGGCGAGATGAATCCATCACAGTTGTGGGAAACCACTATGGATGCTGACTCCCGTACGTTGCTGCAAGTCAAAATTGAAGACGCTATTGCGGCTGATCAAGTATTCACAACATTGATGGGTGATGAGGTGGAACCGCGCCGTGCGTTCATTGAAAAGAACGCATTAATTGCTCGTAACCTAGACATTTAA
- a CDS encoding DUF3717 domain-containing protein — MLYLTIQELVAAISYWRGQSLAKGDELRLCAEAAALSKSYALMIVQGSQRIPLDVLEENARTAIQQYLKSTQNL, encoded by the coding sequence ATGTTGTACCTCACCATCCAAGAGTTGGTGGCGGCCATTAGTTATTGGCGCGGCCAATCACTGGCAAAGGGTGATGAGTTGCGGCTGTGTGCCGAGGCGGCAGCGCTCTCAAAGTCCTATGCACTAATGATTGTTCAGGGATCACAACGAATTCCACTGGATGTCTTAGAGGAAAATGCAAGAACAGCCATTCAGCAATATTTAAAAAGCACTCAAAATCTATAA
- a CDS encoding ABC transporter substrate-binding protein has protein sequence MKLKQITASLIAATMFASNPVFAQVGAKVSGDVVKIGVLTDLSSTYSDLAGPGAVIAAKMAIADFSKDGTVIGKKVELLGADHQNKADIAASKAREWFDKDGVDVIVELVSTNVALAVMEVAEQKNKIALVSGAASLPITNEKCTANNVHWTYDTYALSNGTGKAVVKQGKKNWYFITADYALGAALEKDATSVVTANGGKVLGTSKHPFPNSDFSSYLLKAQASGADVVALANAGQDTINTVKQASEFGINKKQTVVPLLMFIADVHSLGLNAAQGMYLTEGFYWDKDDKTRAFSKRFMLQHKRMPSMVQAGVYSSVLAYLNAVQKASTDDTQAVMKALKSTNIDDGLFKGKIRADGKFEHDMYLLEVKKPSESTTPWDYYHVRAVIPAAEATQPLSLSRCKLVTNK, from the coding sequence ATGAAGTTAAAGCAAATAACCGCATCACTGATTGCCGCAACGATGTTCGCGTCAAACCCAGTATTTGCGCAAGTAGGAGCTAAGGTAAGCGGCGACGTGGTGAAGATCGGCGTATTGACTGATCTATCTTCCACATATTCAGATTTGGCAGGTCCAGGCGCGGTGATTGCTGCCAAAATGGCAATCGCTGATTTTTCTAAAGATGGCACTGTTATCGGGAAGAAAGTCGAATTACTTGGCGCCGATCATCAAAACAAGGCAGATATTGCCGCGAGCAAGGCTCGCGAGTGGTTTGATAAAGATGGTGTAGATGTCATTGTTGAGCTCGTATCGACCAACGTGGCTTTGGCTGTGATGGAAGTTGCTGAACAGAAAAACAAGATCGCCTTGGTTTCGGGCGCAGCATCTTTGCCAATTACCAATGAAAAATGTACAGCCAACAACGTGCATTGGACTTATGACACTTACGCGCTTTCAAATGGTACAGGCAAGGCTGTTGTAAAACAGGGCAAAAAGAATTGGTACTTTATTACTGCTGACTACGCACTTGGCGCAGCCTTGGAAAAAGACGCGACTAGTGTTGTTACTGCAAACGGCGGAAAAGTTTTGGGCACCAGCAAACACCCATTCCCCAATAGCGATTTCTCATCTTATTTGTTGAAGGCTCAAGCTAGCGGAGCGGATGTGGTTGCATTAGCTAATGCTGGTCAAGACACTATTAACACGGTTAAGCAGGCTTCAGAATTTGGTATCAACAAGAAGCAAACAGTTGTTCCATTGCTGATGTTTATTGCCGATGTGCATTCTTTGGGTCTAAATGCTGCGCAAGGCATGTATCTGACAGAGGGATTCTATTGGGATAAGGATGACAAGACTCGTGCGTTCTCTAAGCGCTTTATGCTGCAACATAAGCGTATGCCAAGCATGGTTCAGGCTGGTGTTTATTCATCCGTACTGGCATATTTGAACGCCGTTCAAAAGGCCAGCACAGACGACACTCAAGCTGTCATGAAAGCCTTGAAATCAACCAACATCGATGACGGCCTATTTAAAGGCAAGATTCGTGCTGATGGTAAATTTGAGCATGACATGTACTTGTTAGAAGTGAAGAAGCCATCTGAATCAACCACGCCATGGGATTATTACCATGTTCGTGCCGTGATTCCTGCTGCGGAAGCAACCCAACCGCTTTCATTGTCACGATGCAAGCTGGTTACCAATAAGTAA